One Streptosporangium becharense genomic window, GCGCATCTTCCGGGTGATCGCGGCGCGTCCTTTGGCGGCCCGCCGGTTTCCGGCAATCCGCGGGTTTCCGGCGGGCCGCGGGATGACGGTGGGCCGCTGTCAGAACAGCCAGCCGAGCAGGCCGCCGCCCCCGGAGTTCCCGCCCCCGGAGTTCCCGCCCCCACCCGTGTCCTGCGTCGGTGCCGGGGGGTCCGACGGTGCCGGCGGGGGTGCCTGGGTCGCGGGCGCCGTGGTCTGGGTGGGCGCCTCGTCCGTCGGCGAAGACGTGGACGCGGGCTCGTCGGAGGTCCACGGCTCGGGGTCCGGGCTCTTCCGGGAGTCGCCCACATGCCGCTGTTCCTCGCTGGGGCGGGGCCTTCGCGGAGTCTGCCGGGTCGCGGTCGGCCGCGATGGCGACGACGTCCGGGCACGGGGCGCCCGAACGGGGACGTTCTCCGGGGCGGCGGTGGGGGACGGGGTGACGGTCGGCGTCCTCGCCGACTGCCGGGCAGGACCGTCCGCGGGTGTCTCCGGAGAAGCGTCCGACAGGTCGGACGTCGAACACCGCACGCCCTGCGGGCACGTGTCGTCGGACG contains:
- a CDS encoding T-complex 10 C-terminal domain-containing protein, whose translation is MDDTWSQTSLGSGGTKVIVHVDGSREIVHPDGSRQIVHLDDRRETGGRDIADGRSAENGERTRDLPGPARRNTPGSRRRSRHGRDGNRGRTLLAMAGGIVAAGVLGGWVLSSSMDSASDDTCPQGVRCSTSDLSDASPETPADGPARQSARTPTVTPSPTAAPENVPVRAPRARTSSPSRPTATRQTPRRPRPSEEQRHVGDSRKSPDPEPWTSDEPASTSSPTDEAPTQTTAPATQAPPPAPSDPPAPTQDTGGGGNSGGGNSGGGGLLGWLF